A window of Candidatus Kinetoplastibacterium crithidii (ex Angomonas deanei ATCC 30255) contains these coding sequences:
- a CDS encoding UvrD-helicase domain-containing protein, with amino-acid sequence MNLDDLNNAQRKAVTTDNSHSLVLAGAGSGKTKVLSSRIAWLINTGQASFNEVLAVTFTNKAAREMVSRISMMLDRDMKGFWIGTFHGLCHKMLRLNWREANLIQNFQIIDMSDQLSLIKRLMKSANVNESKYSARDLQKIINSYKEKGLRSNEIDVYDSYNKYIAEFYHLYEHQCIRDGLLDFAELLLKSYDLLKNNQTIRNYYQERFKYILVDEFQDTNSLQYGWLRLLIGNSTSVFAVGDDDQSIYAFRGANIDNMSLFDKEYAKGNIVRLEQNYRSMGHILGAANSLIRYNNGRLGKKLWTQEGDGEKVLIVEKHNDLLESQWIVDEIKNIVKNGIKQDDIAVLYRSNAQSRVLEHALFLSGISYKVYGGLRFFERQEIKNVLAYLRLIVNRNDDSAWLRSVNFPIRGIGTRTIESLFEITKNKNISLYDAVAYHSGRSKNNLLMFNNIISTLEESSRKLTLVQLIEHVLEFTGINAFYKNEEETDRLDNLKELVTAATIFSGENNFSEIPASLLIDDLKENLDVSLNNNIYLEQEKITPLLSFLSHASLEAGDNQSESEQSSVQLMTVHAAKGLEFKVVFITGVEEGLFPHENSMSDNSSIEEERRLMYVAITRARKKLYITMANSRMLRGQVRYSVKSRFISEVGEGNVIFVKNKEQILPNNYLKSNSRFTSNSHQQSNKLSSGNTNFVDINGKKFVIGQNVKHKKFGDGTIIKLIGHGEESQAQISFNNCGIKTIMLGIARFE; translated from the coding sequence ATGAATTTAGATGACTTAAATAATGCTCAAAGAAAGGCTGTGACTACGGACAATTCACATTCTTTGGTGTTGGCTGGTGCAGGTAGTGGTAAAACTAAGGTTCTTTCTTCTAGAATAGCCTGGCTTATCAATACTGGTCAGGCATCTTTTAATGAGGTTTTGGCTGTTACTTTTACTAACAAGGCCGCTCGTGAGATGGTGTCTAGAATATCTATGATGTTGGATAGGGATATGAAAGGTTTTTGGATTGGTACCTTTCATGGGTTGTGTCATAAAATGCTTAGATTGAATTGGCGCGAGGCTAATTTAATACAAAATTTCCAAATTATAGATATGTCAGATCAGCTATCTTTGATAAAGCGTTTGATGAAATCTGCAAATGTTAATGAATCTAAGTATTCAGCAAGGGATCTACAAAAAATTATAAATTCTTATAAGGAAAAGGGTCTTAGATCTAATGAGATAGATGTTTATGATTCATACAATAAATATATTGCTGAGTTTTACCATCTTTATGAGCATCAATGTATTCGTGATGGTTTGCTTGATTTTGCAGAATTGTTGCTGAAATCCTATGATCTTTTAAAAAATAATCAAACAATTAGAAATTATTACCAAGAACGTTTTAAGTATATTTTAGTAGATGAATTTCAGGATACTAATAGCTTGCAGTATGGGTGGTTACGTTTATTGATAGGTAATTCTACTTCAGTATTTGCTGTAGGTGATGATGATCAATCTATTTATGCATTTCGTGGTGCAAATATAGATAATATGTCTTTATTTGATAAGGAATATGCCAAAGGTAATATAGTCCGCTTGGAACAAAATTATAGATCCATGGGCCATATATTAGGTGCAGCTAATTCTTTGATTAGGTATAACAATGGGCGTTTAGGTAAGAAATTATGGACGCAAGAAGGTGATGGTGAAAAAGTATTAATAGTTGAAAAACACAATGATCTATTAGAGTCACAATGGATAGTTGATGAAATTAAAAATATTGTTAAAAATGGTATTAAACAAGATGATATAGCTGTTTTATACAGAAGTAATGCTCAGTCAAGAGTTTTAGAGCATGCTTTATTTTTAAGTGGTATTTCTTATAAAGTTTATGGTGGATTAAGATTTTTTGAAAGACAAGAAATTAAGAATGTATTAGCTTATTTGAGGCTTATTGTAAATCGTAATGATGACTCTGCTTGGCTTAGATCAGTTAATTTTCCAATTAGAGGAATAGGAACTCGTACTATAGAATCATTATTCGAAATAACAAAAAATAAGAATATTAGTTTGTATGATGCTGTTGCATATCATTCAGGTAGAAGTAAAAATAATTTATTGATGTTTAATAATATTATTTCTACTTTAGAAGAGTCTTCAAGAAAATTAACTCTTGTTCAATTAATAGAACATGTTTTAGAATTTACTGGGATTAATGCTTTTTATAAAAATGAAGAAGAAACTGATCGTTTGGATAATTTAAAGGAGTTAGTTACAGCCGCTACTATTTTTTCAGGTGAAAATAATTTTTCTGAAATTCCTGCAAGTCTTTTGATTGATGATTTAAAAGAAAATCTTGATGTAAGTTTGAACAATAATATTTACCTAGAACAAGAGAAAATTACTCCTTTGCTATCTTTTTTATCACATGCTTCTTTAGAAGCTGGAGATAACCAATCTGAATCAGAGCAATCATCTGTGCAATTAATGACGGTTCATGCTGCAAAAGGATTGGAATTTAAGGTTGTTTTTATTACAGGTGTTGAGGAAGGTTTATTTCCACATGAAAATAGTATGTCTGACAATTCTAGTATTGAAGAAGAAAGACGTTTAATGTATGTTGCTATTACAAGAGCTAGAAAAAAATTATATATAACTATGGCAAATAGTCGTATGTTAAGAGGTCAAGTAAGATATTCTGTTAAATCTCGTTTTATTTCTGAGGTTGGTGAGGGTAATGTAATTTTTGTAAAAAATAAAGAGCAAATTTTACCAAATAATTATTTAAAAAGTAATTCTAGATTTACTTCGAATTCTCATCAACAGTCAAATAAGTTATCCAGTGGTAATACGAATTTTGTTGATATTAATGGTAAGAAGTTTGTAATTGGACAAAATGTAAAACATAAAAAATTTGGTGATGGTACAATTATTAAGTTAATTGGTCATGGAGAGGAATCACAAGCCCAGATAAGCTTTAATAATTGTGGTATAAAGACTATTATGTTAGGTATAGCTAGGTTTGAATAA
- a CDS encoding DesA family fatty acid desaturase has product MDKIISFISSGFTQASALQVLMFTLFVTHITIIGVTVFLHRSQAHRALDLHPVIMHFFRFWLWMTTGMITKEWVAIHRKHHAKCEREGDPHSPMIYGIWKVFFQGAELYREEAANIDTLSRFGRGTPDDWIERNIYSKHSSLGILIMLFIDIFLFGVLGLSVWAVQMAWIPFWAAGVVNGMGHYFGYRNFASPDTSTNLFPIGFIISGEELHNNHHAFATSAKFSSKWYEFDLGWCYINIMRFFRLAKIKKIAPKLVLSNYDRNIDLSTLHGVIVHRYELMTQYADIIKDVVHQELKELKKYSCSDSRYERLKSINSYLYKHESIMQPKQLAEVDNVVSSSKSLFVLIQMRRDLGRIWEGSSLTSDQLVLHLKSWCDRAKNSEVCGLQKFASKLNRYSIV; this is encoded by the coding sequence ATGGACAAAATTATTTCATTTATTTCATCGGGTTTTACTCAGGCTTCTGCTTTGCAGGTTTTGATGTTTACTCTATTTGTTACTCATATAACAATTATTGGTGTTACTGTTTTTTTGCATAGAAGTCAGGCTCACAGAGCGCTAGATCTTCATCCAGTTATAATGCATTTTTTTCGTTTTTGGTTGTGGATGACAACTGGAATGATAACAAAGGAATGGGTAGCAATACATAGAAAACATCATGCCAAGTGTGAAAGAGAAGGTGACCCACATTCACCTATGATATATGGAATATGGAAAGTATTTTTTCAAGGAGCAGAGTTATATCGGGAAGAGGCTGCTAATATTGATACCTTATCTAGATTTGGTAGAGGCACACCTGATGATTGGATTGAAAGAAATATTTATTCAAAACATAGTAGTTTAGGTATCTTGATTATGTTGTTTATAGATATTTTTCTATTTGGAGTTCTTGGTTTATCTGTATGGGCTGTCCAAATGGCTTGGATACCATTTTGGGCTGCTGGTGTTGTTAATGGAATGGGTCATTATTTTGGCTATCGTAATTTTGCTTCGCCTGATACTAGTACTAATTTATTTCCAATAGGTTTTATAATATCTGGTGAGGAATTACATAATAATCATCATGCTTTTGCTACTTCAGCAAAGTTTTCTTCCAAGTGGTATGAATTTGATTTGGGCTGGTGTTATATAAATATCATGAGATTTTTTCGACTTGCAAAGATAAAAAAAATAGCGCCTAAATTAGTTTTAAGTAATTATGATCGTAATATTGATCTTTCTACACTTCATGGAGTAATAGTTCATAGATATGAATTAATGACTCAATATGCTGATATTATCAAAGATGTCGTGCATCAGGAACTTAAAGAATTAAAAAAATACTCATGCAGTGATTCTCGCTATGAGCGTTTAAAGAGTATTAATAGCTATTTATATAAGCATGAGTCGATAATGCAACCTAAGCAACTTGCAGAGGTAGATAATGTTGTTTCATCAAGTAAATCTTTATTTGTATTAATACAAATGCGTAGAGATTTAGGTCGTATTTGGGAAGGTTCTTCCTTAACCAGTGATCAGCTTGTTTTGCATTTAAAGTCTTGGTGTGATCGTGCCAAAAATAGTGAGGTTTGTGGATTACAAAAATTTGCTTCTAAATTGAATAGATATAGTATTGTATGA